The window atatgtcacttttaaatgttataaCTCAAACATGTGGTATGCTGGTTTAGGTTTTGCATTGTGGGGCCAAAAATACACTCAGCCACCCCATAAAAGGGGTCAGTTTTGAGGAAAATATCCAAACAGTTCCACTCTCTTGGTGGGCCCCACgactagttttttttttttttttttttccatgttactttttattatttatttttaactgaCCACACGTGTAAACCTTGGGAAAGCCCTAAAGGTGGAATAATTCTCtacttttgttatttttttattatttatgtgcTCATCCTTTTCCAACTTTTTAGACAAAATCCATTGAGGAAATGAATGggaatatattctttttataaacgaatatatatttttttaataaaattattccttttaatttttctcctttatttctacataaatgattaaaaatatatttttaaatgctcattaatattctattttatttgtttgtaaaAGTAACAGAAAGTGAAGGTCAAATCATTCTTTTACATATGTTAGTCTCTATCACTATggttattcttattatttgcTAACCAATTAGTCTATTCAGTTTATAAAGTAATTACAAGTACAACATCATGATACTAGAAAAATCGTCACGACACTTTGCAAAACTAGCTTGAGTATGTCAATGTTATTAAGTTAGATATACGAATACTTTAGATACATGCACAAAAAAGAGCTTGGGTCGAGGCCCATTTGTGGCTAGGTTATAAATGAATCCACACATGCACGAACCcacctaaaaaaatgaagatgggTCTCGGCCCATTTATAGCTACATTACAAATGAACTCATCGTACGCACGTTTTATATGTAGAAGGTTATATACAATTCCTTGCCGACCAAACTGATTGACCTTATCATATGCTTTAACGActtgatatatataaaaaggcTAGGGCATAGGCACTAAAATTCAAATGCAAAGGGGGTGtttattgatattaaaaagTGAAACATTTTACCTCTCAAGCAACAAGGTGctggagaaaataaaaggaaaacaccaaaaataataataataatttagatgaaagtaataaaaaagaagttaaaaagTTAGCTGTCAATCAAAaggcaaaaataaataaataaaataaataaataaataaataaaataaaaaagcctCTTATGAGTGAGAGAACTTGTTCTTCAAGTCGCTGCTGTAAAAGCATATAATTTCAGAAGGGGGGCTNTGAGGCCAAGGAAGAGGTTGAGATATCATCATCAGAAAGCAATAGGATAATGGCTACGAGGGAACCATTCGTGCAAGCTtaatctagagagagagaaataaaggGGCAAAAAAGTCACTTTTTTTGACACCCAAATCCATAATCTGAAACCAAGTGGATCTGCGCACGTGCACAACTTGCGCGAGGAATAGGGATTATGCTTctatttccattaaaaaattacttttatttacttaataaATCACCCTTTTACTTGCTTATATTTACGTTGCTTGCCCCTCTCATTGATTCGAATTACGTCACCTCCACTACTCGTGTCATCATcaccattattttttaaattgctcaacatttaaaaaatattaaatatttgttaaaaattatagaaatattttattgcatATTTTAACGGCTATAATTGTTTTGATGAGGCATCTTAAATTAGATCGGTGGAGATCTGATGGCCCACAGAATGACAGTCACATGGGTCACGTGCCGGGGTGTAGCGATTGCATAAATGAGAGCACAAGGAGCTCACGAGTATCTCACGCACCTCCTTTTGTTGTTGGAGACAGGCATTTAAAGTCCACCCTTTTGCAGTTATTTCCCTGGGGCTAATTTCGTAATTTCATCTAAGTTCAAGGGCATCTCTTCAAGGGGGCTTATTATTAACTTCTAATTTCCGAGGTggattttcataaattaattaaatttcatcgTATTAAAAAATACGCGGGTCAACAAATAATTATGCAAGAGTGTGctataaattatgaatattttgaaataatccaaaattcgtgaaattacaaatatacCCTCATTCTCGAAATGAAATTCCATTGGAATTCTAGGGAGTTTTATGGCAAAACAAAGTTGATTGGGGCTTTggaaataatttttgaaatatcttagatttaaaaaaaaataaaggtaaTTTATGGAGACAGTTTACCAACAGACAGGTTAACCAGGTaacttaaaagttaaaataactATATTTTTGTCCATACCTATGAAATGGAAGGACGATTATTTGGAAATTTACTTTCTAAAACCACagtaaaagtaatttttttttttataaatttgtgtttttttttataatgaaaataatagtaattatGGAGTCATCATGGGCGTTgccattaatattataatttaagattatGAATTTTTGAAGTGGGTCCCATTGGATTATCGGTTCTAAATGATTACTAAAAATTGCGGAAATCAGAGGATAAATGCCGGACGAGGCACCCAACTCGACTTTAGAGACAACCAGACTCcagattttatatatttttttattattttttatttaggttattatttttattatataaataattggaaatatataaaatgagaaaatacgATCCCTCTCTTCCTTGGCCCCgagtttttcatttcttagaTCAAATCCGAAAGTcgtttatgtttctttttttggctGTCAACTCTGATCTCACTGGCGAGTAATTGATTTTGCCGGGGAGTTAGCGGCGGTAGGTTGGTCAGAAAACACGGCGAACTTGTTGAAGAGTCCGGCGGTAGAGCTATCTGGATTGGCGGAAGGTGGAGATGGGAAGTATGAACAACAGCGTGGATACGGTTAATGCTGCTGCTACTGCGATCATCTCCGCTGAGGCTCGTGTTCAGCCTCCGACGCCTTCGGTAGGTggcttttttctttattctgtTGTCTGATTTTACTTTGAAACTGAGAATAGTGCGATAATTTGATTGAGGATTAAGTCTTTGATCTCGGCGTTGGTTTGCTATTTTGTGTTTGGATGGGGAAAATCTCATAAAAGTTGATGACCTGATTGATTTTCTCTGATTTGAGAAAACCGTGTTGGTTACgctttcctttatttcttgATTCTAAGATTTTGATTTGGGGTTCTCTGCTTCGGTTGCTGGTTTTTATTACTgtgttgctttttttttttctttggatgAAGATGTTGGAGGTTAAATTCCCGAAAATTTGTTGCTTAATTAGTCTGACCGCTGAAAGTTGAGGATAAGGCAACTTGAAAAGttacttttaatttgtttcGAAACAGAAAGGAATGAGAACATGAGGTTGTTCGGTAGTTAATTACAAGCTCGAAATGCTAGTTTCTGTGCAATAAATTCCTTCAGAACATTGATTCATTCGGTGTAAGATTGTCAATATCGTGGAACTTCTATCAATTTAATTAGCGATCTTATGTACTTCACTAGATTTCTCGAGTTAGTTGTTTTTCTATAATGGATCTTGCAGCTGTATACAGTGTATCAATTAATTCGGCTCTTCTAGGCTTCAGTTTTTTCTATTAAGGTTGAGTTTGGCCTAGGCTGAGATTTCTTTTAATGTGGACAGACAAAAATTTGCATCTGTTTAAAGGAAGATTCTAAGCTCCTGAAGGTGCGGTTATTGAGCTATCATACCGCTTCTTATCTTGGAGCAATTAACCGTCAAAATCTTTAGTTTTAAGCTTAAGAATGAAGAACACTTTTCATAGACCTCAGATCATCTACCTGAATGAATGGCTCATAACTGAGACGTCTCTTTATGCAGAGCTTTTCTGGAACcagtttggtttgtttggttACCAACACAACGTGAATTATTTATCAATTTGCCCCAGAAACATAAATGTTCggttaatttgatttttgtggCCATTGGATGGAGTGGTTTTTTTCGCTCTCTTCCTTTCATTCTTATGCTATGTTGCCTGACACGAGGAGGTGAGAAAGTAGTATACTGTTTTGTTAACACTCAACCGTTGATGAATATGAGCTTATACTAGTAAGGTCTATAACAGCCGAAGATCTTAGATTTCTCAACAATTGTTCTTAGTACTGCTCTGTTGGTCTTTTGATTTATGTTCTTTTGTTATCTGAGTACAGAAACGAAGATGGGGTAGCTGCTGGAGTCTGTACTGGTGTTTTGGAATCGGTTCACAGAAAAACAGTAAGCGTATTAGTAATGCTGTACTTGTTCCGGAACCTGTGGTACCAGGagctgttgctgctgctgttgaACACCGACCACCTTCAACCACAATGGTATTACCTTTCATTGCCCCTCCGTCTTCTCCTGCATCTTTCCTCCAGTCCGAACCTCCATCACATAGTCAATCTCCCGCTGGATTACTCTCTTTAACTGCCCTTTCAGTCAATAGCTACTCCCCAAATGGACCTGCATCCATTTTTGCAATAGGCCCTTATACATATGAGACCCAGTTGGTCTCGCCTCCAGTTTTTTCTGCCTTCACCACTGAACCATCAACTGCTCCTTATACTCCTCCTCCTGAGTCTGTGCAATTGACCACACCCTCCTCTCCTGAAGTGCCATTTGCTAAATTGCTGACATCTTCTCTAAGCCATACTAATAGAAGTTTTGGGACTAACCACAAGTTTGCACTATCCCATTGTGATTTCCAGCCTTATCAACCCTATCCAGGTAGCCCCGGTGCCTATCTTATATCACCTGGATCAGTAATTTCAAACTCTGGTACATCTTCTCCTTTCCCTGATAAGCACCCCATTCTTGAGTTTCGCATGGCTGATGCTCCCAAGCTGTTGGGTCTTGAACATTTTACAACTCGCAAATGGATCTCGAGAATGGGTTCTGGATCTTTAACGCCGGATGGTACTGGTTTAGGTTCTAGGTTAGGTTCGGGAACTTTGACCCCTGATGGTATGGGATGTTCGAGATTAGGATCTGGATCTGTGACCCCAAATGGCATGAGACAAGATTCAAGATTGGGCTCTGGAACCTTGACGCCTGACGGTTTGGGGCATGCCTTGCAAGATGGTCTATTGTTGGACAACCAAATATCTGAGGTGGCTTCCCTTGCCAACTCAGGAAGTGGATGTCCAAATGATGTGACAAATCATAGGGTGTCATTTGAGTTAACAGGCGAAGATGTTGCACGTTGTCTTGCAATTAAGTCAATGACATCCATTAGAACCGAATCAGAGTCGTCTCCAAAGTGccatcaaaatgaaaacaaagaatCATCATCAAGAGAAGCTGAAACTTATGAGTTCTTTGACATCAAGACGACTTCTTCCACAGCACCTGAAAAAGCTGCAGGAGAGGACAATCGATGCTACCAAAATCAACGAGCTGTAACTCTCGGTTCGTTCAAAGAGTTCAACTTCGACCGAACAAAAGGAGAAATGCAGAATACAGCCTCGGTTGGTGCAGAGTGGTGGGCGAACGAAAAGGTGGGTGTGAAGGAAGCCAGTAGTCCAGGCAACAACTGGACTTTCTTCCCAATCTTGCAATCTGGGGTCAGCTGAGTTAAGATCTTTTGAATGTACATTTGAATGTAATCTTCCTTTGGAAATTGAAGTTTTAGGAAAAGAATGTTTTCCAATAGACAGCAGAAAGAAGAGGTAGTGTTATTAGGGATAACTAATGTGGGTACTGAAGGAGCATTCTTTATCATACTGCAACAAGTAGATGATTCATAGAAGCCTTTTATTCTTTGTTGTCttgtaaaataatatgaaatttcattCTTCCCCAACAATGAAACTTCCCTTCTTCAAAACTCTCTGGTGATTCTTAGCTTATTCCTCTGCAACTAAGTGTAAAAacttcatttctcttttgatTCCAATATGGATATTTTGGTTTATTATGTATCTTAATTTTAGAGTTCCAACTCAATTTAATGCAAgtgattatttaatttctaaactttaGTATTTAGTCTAAACACCATAGAATTGCAGATTCTCCTACTAATCTCTAGACCACGACATCCTCGAATCAATTTGGATCAACCCTAAAGTCTTTAggttatagatatatattgtTTAACTCAGACAAGATAGAATATTTAATCTTACTTtacaattttatgaaattgtaAAGGACCGAGCTTTCTTATCTACCAAACATGTAGACCATAAATTCGTTAATCTCAAAACTAAGCTTTACGTAGGCATTCAATTATCCGACCCTAACTAGAAATGTGAAATTATTGGTAGGTCGGCCCAAAATGGATCAGGTCAATTGGGTATCAATTGGGTAGACCAGTTTTGGCACCAAACCAACTCCCATTCtttaaaacttataaaattccatgttttaaaacctacCATTTCCCTTtgcttcatttatttctttaaacatatatttttaaacaataagcgaaaactaatattaaatgacaaataataatatatttatttcatgatTATCgttgaaaaacaaataataatagtttaatCTAAAGTTTTCAATCACATAATTTCCAAATTGACGCATATTTGTATccataatataaaattcaaattatgagATGATAACataattggaaaataaataaaacacccTCACATTTTTTCCAagatcttcaaaaaaaaaaaaaaaaaaaaaaaaaaaaaaaaaaaaaaaaaaaaaaaaaaaaaaaaaaaaaaNaataaaattagaattaaaaaaatgaaaaacaaaattgttaatatttcaattcttcaaattcttttcaaCAGTCCAACAgtgagaaaaaatattttttttttggcattaTTTCAAAAGAGAATCCAtagttatttaatattttgtagtGAAAATAGACTAATATGTCtttcaaacaattttcattttctttctcactAACCTATATCATAAGAACATCTCTAGCCATAGTAAATAGAGGGGCGAGAGCTAGAGATCGATGGAGGCTCACGGTTAGGGTCAATGTCGATTGATTTCGACTAATTTTAGCAATATTTCAGATTCTATGCTCACCCCTATTCATTTCTAGGTCTTTGAAATCTTGTTCATTAACACCATTTGTAAAGCTTTTCTCTAACTCGTTCTTTCTTCCATACTGATACATGAAGCTTGATAGAGGTCTCCATTAATTCATATGTGTAGATCACTCCAGTGGTTGCTCGGGCCAAGTGAAGTCAAAGTGTTAGTTGGTTGTTGTTTTATTAAGCTAATTAAGAACAACCAAACGGGtttaaattgttacaaattttaaaatataaagactaaattattacaaactACTAAATTAAACACTTCTTTCTAACTGTCTCCATCAAAACACAATCGCTAGAAGACTTGGTTACGAAGTTTATGGCCATGATAAACAATAACTTTCTCTAGAAAAACAAACAGTGTTCATAAGTATGAAAATGAGAGAGTCAAATTTGGCCCATGGCCTAAAATACAAACACAATTTCAAAGCTTTGAAGGCTCCATCTTAACCATAACTGCAAGAGAATTCCTTGTGAAGGAACAAAAATCAATAGCtcttggaaaagaaaaacatgaggTTAATGTGAAACTGTGGAAAATTGAGCTCAAAAAGGGGCCCTCTGTGAGGAATATAGGTCAATTGTGACCTCTGGCTGTTGCAGCCACACCCAGTGTGggccttttcttcatttaatttttcttgtcCTGTGCCTAACAATAGCTTCCCCAACACATGGATGGGAACCATCTTTGTAGCTCCAAAGTTTGACGCTACTTCTGTTGTAACGTTTCATTTCGAAATCACCACGAAAGAGACGGTTTGAATAAATGACATTCGTTTCTCCAAATAAGTTGTAAGAGTCCAAGCCTACTATTGGGTAGAGGTTGTTCCCCTCTCAACAtctcaaaatctcaaaatctaCCTTATTTGGTatccagcgtcctcactggcataTCGCTCGATGCCTagctatgatatcatttgtaaccgtccaacctcataagcccactgctaacaaatattatccgaCTCGGTTCGTTGGGTATCGTagctgtaacgacccagatccattactagcagatactgtcctctttggactttccctttcaagctttaaaacgtgtctgtagtgaaaggtttccacacccttataaatgatggtttgttctcctccccaaccaacgtgagacatcacaatcccacccccctttggggcccagcgttcttgcaggcactctttccttcctcgaatcgatgtgggaccgcctccaaatctacccctttgaggcccagcgtccttactggcacaccgcttcatgtctaccccccttcggggaatagcgagaaagctgacacatcgtccggtgtcagACTCTTATCtattgtgatgtcccaaattagttgtggaggagaacaaatcaccctttataaagatatggaaactttcccctagcagacgcgttttaaagccttgaggtgaagcccgaaagagaaagcttaaagagtacaatatctgctagcagtggatctaggtcgttacagTAGCtaatctcacgattttaaaacgcgtttattacaaagaggtttctacacccttataagaaatgtttcgttcttatCTCGGATTCAAACACTCGAGATGTATGGGAAATTCGTTGCTAATAGAtcgggcccagtgtcctcaaACTCAAAAATAAGAAGCTAAAgggaagattaaaaaaaattattttgaaaaaactagTTCAAAGTTCGATtgagttcaatttttttaggtGAGTCAATCTATGACGTGGAGATTTGAATCTttaataacatatattttaataatttgagtTATGAAATGGCaaattgattattaatttaaaaagtagtaatcccatttttattttatttttaggatatgtatatattttattaacttattaacaattttttagttGGAAACTATAATACCGTACGATCTTTAACTATAATAAAATACTCTAACAAGCAAAAAAAGAATGGACGTTCAACAACATTGATATGGGTTGTTGGAACTAAAATTGGATATTATTaaacaacataaattaaaatttataaaattaattattgtatttatttaaatttcaataaaattattgttgttgttgattaTATACCATCACCCCCAACTACTTTCAAAATCTATAAATTCTTCtatcaatcaaataaatactatggattttaattaaaatcatttataaataaaatttacttaaaaattggattagtttattaaaaacacgaaaatacaaaattattatagattcaaataagattaaaaagcTCAACAACTCACCGAACGTGAAAGGACATTTGGGTTGAATTCGAGTCCTCTGTTGTCTCAACTCTAAcaatgatcattccctaatgATTCGACTCTccgatatgatattgtccactttgagcataagctcacatggttttgctttgggcttcttgattataaattcatggccattccctaaattagtcgatgtgggactttcatccaatatGAAAGTGAGTATTTCATTCGGATATTTCAATATACATAACTTTTGcgacattatttaaaataatttatattaaaaatattggatGAAAAGTAGTCCATCAAAAAGCATACCAAACATAGCTTTACACGTGCGAACACATTCTTATGCTAGTTGAAGAAGTGAAGAATATGCCATCTAAATGCCATAATTGACCCCTACCAACAACCCTTTTATATCACTCCATAATTCTCCCCCACCATTTTTATATATCttacaaattaaaagataaattttaatattccaATTTCAtctcaataaataatattaaaaattaaggacGGAAAGgcatctaattaaaatttaaaagtatttaaccTTAACCATTATtgcttgtttttattttttttaatgatcttttaaaaaaaaatatattttctaagttCTTAGTGCCTAATGCCTTACCCATCAATAGCTATGttttaaagggaaaaaattattttatttaaattaaaatatcattaaaattttaataattatttaaaattaaattttgtaattaatttcaaattaattgacgaatagttttaaaatatatttaagactaaaatattgttttaatttgcAAGTCTCTTCCGTACATATGGGAAAAGGTTAAGGGAAAAAGgtggttttattattatattttcaaatctatTATGGATTGTTCTTATATTTAtgtgatttattatta is drawn from Cucurbita pepo subsp. pepo cultivar mu-cu-16 chromosome LG09, ASM280686v2, whole genome shotgun sequence and contains these coding sequences:
- the LOC111802681 gene encoding uncharacterized protein LOC111802681; protein product: MGSMNNSVDTVNAAATAIISAEARVQPPTPSKRRWGSCWSLYWCFGIGSQKNSKRISNAVLVPEPVVPGAVAAAVEHRPPSTTMVLPFIAPPSSPASFLQSEPPSHSQSPAGLLSLTALSVNSYSPNGPASIFAIGPYTYETQLVSPPVFSAFTTEPSTAPYTPPPESVQLTTPSSPEVPFAKLLTSSLSHTNRSFGTNHKFALSHCDFQPYQPYPGSPGAYLISPGSVISNSGTSSPFPDKHPILEFRMADAPKLLGLEHFTTRKWISRMGSGSLTPDGTGLGSRLGSGTLTPDGMGCSRLGSGSVTPNGMRQDSRLGSGTLTPDGLGHALQDGLLLDNQISEVASLANSGSGCPNDVTNHRVSFELTGEDVARCLAIKSMTSIRTESESSPKCHQNENKESSSREAETYEFFDIKTTSSTAPEKAAGEDNRCYQNQRAVTLGSFKEFNFDRTKGEMQNTASVGAEWWANEKVGVKEASSPGNNWTFFPILQSGVS